A region of the Methanobacterium formicicum genome:
AAGCTGGAACCGGTAACGTGGTGGAAGCAGTCCGACACATGCGCATGATCCAGGGAACCATCCGGGAACTCCAGGACAAAACTGAAGAAGAACTGTGGAGTGTGGCCCGCCAGGAAGAAGCACAGTTTTACCTGGTTAAAGAAACCCAGAAACAGGGTCGCCTGCCAGTGGTGAACTTCGCCGCTGGTGGAGTGGCCACCCCTGCCGATGCCGCCCTCATGATGCAGCTGGGAGCAGACGGAGTGTTTGTGGGAAGTGGAATATTCAAATCCGAAAACCCGGAAATAGTGGCCAAAGCCATAGCCGAAGCAACCGCCCACTACGAAGATGCCGAATTAATTGCTGAGGTCAGCCGTGACCTGGGTAAAGCCATGCCTGGACTGGAAATAAGTCAGATACCAGAATCAGAAAGGTTACAGGATAGGGGATGGTAATTCTCCTATTTTTAAACTTTTTTTTACTGTTAATTTTCATATAAATTAAGTAGTGTTATCTTAAGTAGAGTTATTCCAAATATTATCAAAAATCCCTTATTTTCTGAAAATAGCACGTAACTAGCGTGCTATTATGGTCCTATCTCATTTTTGTAATTTTATCCTTAAAAATCAATGAAAATAAAATCAAAAAAAAAGTTATACCCGGTTTACGGGTATTTCAGGTTAAACATGTTCTTTGACGGATTCTCTATCATTTTAGAGGGTCTAACTCAGTTTTATTTCCAGGGAATTGGAGTTTATGGTATGTTTGGATCCGTTATTATCGGTGAAGGTAACTGCAAATCCTCCAATAGAAAATGGGTTGGATACGGTGGTGTTAGTTCCAAAGTCCTCTTGGACCTGTTTATCAGTAGGTATGTACATGTTCCAAGTGAAGGTTTTTGTCTGACCAGCGTTAAGGGTGCCCAAATTTTTGTCAAAATCCTGACTATGTGCTAAAACATTTTGAACCGGTTTAGAACCCTTATTAGTAACACTGCAGTTTATGGTTACGGTGCTTCCTTTGGTTGCAGTTGCTGGGCCAGTCATTTTCGCCGATACATCAACTTCTTTAACTGTTGAGGTATTGGTTGTGCTGGAATTGTTAACGGGAGTAGTCTGGTTATTCTTTTGGTCGGTGCACCCCGAGGCCAGAACAACTAGTATGAATAAGCCTATAATTCCCAATAATCCTATTTTACGTTTCATGTTGGTCCACATCCTGTTGATGATCAATTTTAATAAATGAATAGGAAGTATATAATTTTAGCTATTTCCCTTTTCATTGATTTTTAGGGATGATGGAATGTTGGCGACCATCCGAGTAACTTTTTTTAAGACAAAATTTAATGTTTTATTTTTTGCCGTTGGGGGCA
Encoded here:
- a CDS encoding methane monooxygenase/ammonia monooxygenase subunit B, which produces MWTNMKRKIGLLGIIGLFILVVLASGCTDQKNNQTTPVNNSSTTNTSTVKEVDVSAKMTGPATATKGSTVTINCSVTNKGSKPVQNVLAHSQDFDKNLGTLNAGQTKTFTWNMYIPTDKQVQEDFGTNTTVSNPFSIGGFAVTFTDNNGSKHTINSNSLEIKLS